From one Anabas testudineus chromosome 18, fAnaTes1.2, whole genome shotgun sequence genomic stretch:
- the LOC113168285 gene encoding low affinity immunoglobulin gamma Fc region receptor II-like, whose protein sequence is MFSQQQDNMEVIALCIKLLIIVMLLLGEHDQKVYAASLNIDPNRAQFFQYESLTFYCEGVSYCEVVRESNGKTPSCNFSHKRTATGSSCTITNVFPADSGKYWFEGEGGNKSNSVIITVTAGSVILEIPALPVMEGEAVTLRCRNKTTSSQNSADFYNYGVLINSSSTGNMIIHNVSKSNEGLYKCSISGAGESAESWLMVKVTSTSSSTPWIIVTVLLVVLLVVGLILFVKVLFYVSTLRPGSGSTGNQTGFSELTEEALKHSYPQCV, encoded by the exons atgttcagtcagcagcaagacaacatggaggtcatagctctctgcatcaaactgt TGATaattgtgatgctgctgctaggtgaacatgatcagaaagttt atgcagcttctcttaatattgatccaaacagagcacagttctttcaATATGAGTcactaactttttattgtgagggggtctcttattgtgaagttgttCGCGAGTCCAATGGGAAAACACCCTCATGTAACTTCTCTCATAAGAGAACAGCAACAGGCTCGTCCTGCActataacaaatgtttttccagcTGACAGTGGAAAATACTGGTTTGAGGGTGAAGGTGGGAATAAAAGCAACAgtgtcatcatcactgtcactg ctggttcagtgatcctggaaattcctgctcttcctgtgatggagggtgaagctgtaactctgagaTGTAGAAATaagacgacttcctcacagaactCAGCAGATTTTTATAATTATGGAGTCTTGATCAatagcagctctacaggaaacatgatcatccacAATGTTTCTAAGTCtaatgaaggactctacaagtgcagcatctctggagctggagaatcagcagagagctggtTGATGGTCAAAG TTACTTCCACTTCCAGTTCCACCCCATGGATCATTGTCACGGTTTTGCTGGTGGTTCTGCTGGTGGTGGGGCTAATTCTCTTTGTCAAAG TATTGTTTTATGTCTCCACACTGAGACCTGGATCAGGCTCAACAGGgaatcaaacag GTTTCAGTGAGCTGACTGAAGaagctttaaaacacagttacCCTCAGTGTGTCTAA